Genomic DNA from Lutibacter sp. A80:
GATATGCTTTTGTTAGAATTGATTTGGAGGGAGAACCTGTAATTGAAGCAAGTGCGGAATATGTTGTTAATACACAACGAGGAACAAATTTAGAAAAAAGAGGTGTTTTTGTAAATACATCAGAACACGTTTTAGCTGCAGTAGTAGCATTAGATATAGATAATATTTGTATTGAAATTAATAGTGCAGAACCACCAATTATGGATGGTTCATCTAAACAATTTGTTGAAGCACTTGAAAAAGCAGGTATTGAAGAGCAAAGTGCAGAAAGAGAAGAATATGTTGTAAAAGAAATAATTTCTTATAAGGATGAAGCAACCGGAAGTGAAATTATTTTAATGCCTTCAGATGAATATCAAATTACTTCAATGGTAGATTTTGGAACTAAAGTATTAGGTACTCAAAATGCAACATTAAATTCGTTAAAAGATTTTAAAAACGAAATTTCTAATGCACGTACTTTTAGTTTTTTACATGAACTTGAAATGTTATTAGATAACAACTTAATAAAAGGAGGAGATCTAAATAATGCGATAGTTTATGTAGATAAAGAAATTTCTGAAGCTACTATGGATAAGTTAAAGAAAGCTTTTAATAAAGAATCTTTAACAGTTAAACCAAATGGTATATTAGACAACTTAACACTGCGTTGGGCTAATGAAGCAGCAAGGCATAAATTATTAGATGTAATTGGAGATTTAGCCTTAGTAGGTACTAGAATTAGAGGAAAAGTTATAGCAAATAAACCAGGACATTTAATAAATACCACTTTTGCTAAAAAACTTCAAAAAATTATTAAGCACGAAAAAAGAAATAAAGTTCCAACTTTTGATCTAAATCAACCACCTTTAATGGATATTCATCAAATAATGAATATTTTACCTCATAGACCACCATTTTTATTAATTGATAGAATTATAGAGCTTTCAGATAAACATGTGGTTGGTATGAAAAATGTTACAATGAATGAAAATTTCTTTGTTGGACATTTTCCTGGATCACCAGTAATGCCAGGTGTATTACAAGTTGAGGCTATGGCACAGTGTGGTGGTGTTTTAGTTTTAAGTACAGTACCAGATCCTGAAAATTATTTGACATATTTTATGAAAATGGATAATGTTAAATTTAAACAAAAAGTATTACCAGGAGATACTTTAATTTTTAAAGCCGAATTAATGTCACCTATTAGACGTGGAATTTGCCATATGCAATCTTATGGCTATGCAAATGGAAAATTGGTAGTAGAAGCAGAATTAATGGCTCAAATAGCAAAAAAACCTAAAGAATAATGAATCAACCTTTAGCATATATACATCCAGGTGCCAAAATAGCTACTAATGTAGTGGTGGAGCCTTTTACAACAATTCATAATAATGTAATTATAGGTTCTGGAACTTGGATTGGTTCTAATGTTACTATAATGGAAGGCGCACGAATAGGTAAAAATTGTAGAATTTTTCCTGGAGCTGTAATTTCTGCAATTCCTCAAGATTTAAAATTTGATGGAGAAGACTCTTTAGCAATAATTGGAGATAATACTACCATTAGAGAGTGTTGTACAATTAATAGAGGAACTAAAGCATTAGGAAAAACCCAAATAGGGGATAACTGTTTAATAATGGCTACTTCACATATAGCACACGATTGTGTTATTGGAAATAATTGTATTTTAGCAAATGGATCTGTTATAGCTGGACATGTTACAATTGGTGATTTTGCAATACTAAGTGGATTGGTAGCTGTACATCAATTTATTCATATTGGAGAGCATGCAATGGTTTCTGGAGGATCTTTAGTTAGAAAAGATGTGCCTCCTTATACAAAAGCAGGTAAAGAACCACTTTCATATATTGGAATTAATTCAATTGGATTAAGGAGAAGAGGGTTTGAAACTGGAAAAATTAGAGAAATTCAAAATGTTTTTAGGCTTTTATATCAAAAAAATTACAATACTTCGCAAGCAGTAGAAATTATAGAAGCAGAAATGGAAGCAACAAAAGAAAGAGATCAAATATTACTTTTTATAAAAAACTCACAAAGAGGAATTATGAAAGGATATACTGGGAGTTGATAGTAAATCACTAATTATGAATTTTAATTCTGTTCATAATATTTTTCAATTCTTTTAAAATAATAATTATAACTTAGAACTTAAATAAAACAAATGGCAACAACATCAGATATAAGAAACGGATTATGTATAAGACATAATAATGATATTTTTAAAATAGTAGAATTTTTACATGTAAAACCTGGAAAAGGACCTGCATTTGTTAGAACTAAGCTAAAAAGTTTGTCAACAGGTAAATTATTAGATAATACATTTCCTGCTGGACGTAAAATTGAAGATATTAGAGTAGAAACTAGAAAATATCAGTTTTTATATCCAGAAGGTGACATTTTTCACTTTATGAATACGGAAGATTATAATCAAATAACTCTTGGTAAAGAAACACTAGATACACCAGAACTTTTAAAAGAAGGAGAAGTAGTTACAGTTGTTTTTAATACAGAAGATAGCATGCCTTTATCAGTAGAAATACCAGCAAGTGTTATATTAGAAATTACACATACAGAACCAGGTGTAAAAGGTAATACAGCAACAAATGCAACTAAACCTGCTACTGTTGAAACAGGTGCGCAAATTAATGTGCCTTTGTTTATAAATGAAGGTGATAAAATTAAAATTGATACTTCAAAGAGCTCTTATTTAGAACGAGTTAAAGAGTAACTTATGAAGTTTCCTCATAAATATAATTTAAAGGATATTGCAAATTTATTAAAACTTGAGTACGTAGGTGCTGATGATTTTCCAATTTATGGCTGTAATGAAATACATGTTGTTGAAAATGGAGATATTGTTTTTGTAGATCATCCTAAATATTACGATAAAGCTTTAAAATCTAAAGCAAGTGTTGTTCTAATAAATAAAAAAGTAGATTGTCCAGAAGGAAAGGCTTTATTAATTTCTAAAGATCCATTTTCAGATTTTAATAAATTAACAAAGCATTTTAATCCCTTTAAACAAGCTAATAAATTAATATCTGATTCAGCTACAATAGGTGAAGGTACTATTATACAACCAAACGTTTTTATTGGAAACAATGTTACAATTGGAGAAAATTGTATAATTCACCCGAACGTTACAATTTATGACGATTGTACAATCGGTAATAATGTTACTATTCATTCAGGTTCAATTTTAGGAGCAGATGCTTTTTATTATAAAAAAAGAAGTACAGGTTACGATAAATTAATTTCTGGTGGTAGTGTTGTAATTAAAGATAATGTTGATATTGGCGCTTTGTGTACAATAGATAGAGGGGTGTCAGGTAATACAACAATAAATAAAGGAACAAAAATAGATAATCAAGTTCAAGTTGGACATGATACTATTATTGGTGAAAAATGTTTAATAGCATCTCAAACGGGTATTGCAGGTTGTGTTATTGTTGAAGATAACGTAACTTTATGGGGACAAGTTGGTACAAATAGTGGAATTACAATTGGTAAAAATGCTGTTGTTTTAGGTCAAACAGGTGTTACAAAATCTATAAAAGGAAATTTAACATACTTTGGCACACCAATAGAAGAATCAAGAAAAAAGCTAAAAGAAATTGTTGAAATAAAACAATTAATAAAAAATCAAAAAAAATAAGTTTTGTTTCTAACTTATAATTAGAAAAAAAAATTACTTTTGAAATAGATATAATATAAAATACATACAAATGAGCGTTTTAGTAAATAAAAATTCAAATATAATTGTCCAGGGTTTTACTGGTAGTGAAGGAACTTTTCATGCTACACAAATGATTGAGTATGGAACAAATGTTGTAGGTGGGGTTACACCGGGTAAAGGAGGCCAACTTCATTTAGATAAACCTGTTTTTAATACAGTTCAAGAAGCCGTTGATAAAGTTGCTGCAGATACTTCAATTATATTTGTACCACCTGCTTTTGCTGCAGATGCCATAATGGAAGCTGCTGCTGCTGGTATTAAAGTAATTATTTGTATTACAGAAGGAATACCTGTTGCGGATATGGTTAAGGTAAAAGCATATATAGCAACTAAAGATTGTAGATTAGTTGGTCCTAACTGTCCAGGTGTTATTACTCCTGATGAAGCTAAAGTTGGTATTATGCCAGGTTTTATTTTTAAGAAAGGTAGTGTAGGTATTGTTTCAAAGTCAGGAACATTAACGTATGAAGCTGCTGACCAAGTAGTAAAACAAGGGTATGGAATTACAACAGCAATTGGTATTGGTGGTGATCCAATTATTGGAACTACTACAAAAGAAGCTGTAGAATTATTGATGAATGATGATGATACAAAATGTATTGTAATGATTGGTGAAATTGGAGGTCAATTAGAAGCTGAAGCTGCACAATGGGTAAAAGCTACAGGAAATAAAAAACCAGTTGTAGGTTTTATAGCAGGGCAAACTGCACCAAAAGGAAGAACAATGGGACATGCAGGAGCAATTGTAGGAGGTAAAGATGATACTGCACAAGCTAAAATGGAAATTTTAAAAGCTAACGGAATTTACGTAGTTGATTCACCAGCTAAAATTGGAGCTAAAGTTGCTGAAGTTTTAGGATAAATCAACTCTTATATTTATAAAGCACAAAAAAACCTTTGAATTTCAAAGGTTTTTTTTATGCTTTAGTTTTAGAAGATATCTACTTATTTATCATCTGTAGTTTTTATAGTACTTCCTTTTTTTACGGCTTTGTAATTTTCATAACATAACAATACAGCTTCAATTAATTGTAAATCACTAGCTTGTTTAATAAAATAATCAGAATAATTACACTCATTAAGTAAGTCGGTTAATTCAGCCGAATCCATTTCTAAATATTCCATCATTAATTCTCTATTAAATTTAGCTTCTAATTGTACGCGTAATTCATCATTATCACGCATTTTTTTTAGCTTTTTTAATTGTTTTGGTTTTTTACCAAACATATTATAAACAAAATCAATTGGTTTAAATAGCGCATCTACAGGTGAATTAAAATCTTTTCTTTGTCTTGTACCTCCAACTTCATAAGTTTGAGCTAAACCATTAATATGTATACGAGCATATTTATCTTTAGGTACATTTTTAGCATCTATTTCTAAAACACCTATTAATTTATGAGATTTTACTACTACTTCACTAATTTCTTCTGTTTTTTCATACAATTCTATAACCAGTTCATTTCCTTTTAATAAATCGTTAGTTATTTTTAATTTAATTGATTGGTATCCTAAATAAGAAACATAAATAGTATCACTTACAGCAATTGGTATTTCAAAATTTCCGTTTTCATTAGTGATTGTACCTAATACTGAATTTAAATTAAAAACATGGGCACCTTTTAAAGGTGTTTTATCAAGTTGATTTACTATTTGTCCTTTTAATAATGTAGCGATTGTAGTATCTTTTATTGTATCATTCTCTATATTTTGTTGAGAATAACTGTTTAAAGTAATAAAAAATAGTGCCGTATATAGTAATTTTTTTATCATATACAATTATAGTAATTATTAGTTATAAATTTTGTTAAAGGTTTAAGAATATTTTTTAATTTCAAAAAACAAGAGCCTTTATTTAATTAAATAAAGGCTCTTGTTTTTAATAAAATAGGTATCCATTAATCAGTTTTGAAATTCCAAACTTGACCTATAGTTTCTCCTCCTTTATCATCTTTAACTACAACTTTCCAATAATAAGTTTCTGAACTAGAAAGATCTACATTAAATGTTTTTGAAGTTTGATTTGATGATACAATTGTTGTTGGTGTTTCTGTTGTACCAAAATATACATCAAAAGTAAGAGGATCATTATCTACATCGGATGCGTTCCATTCAAGTGTTGCATTTGTTTCGGTAACTGTTGCGTTTAATGTAGGGCTTACAATTTCTGGAGAAAAAGGTAAGTAATTAGAAACTCCTTCTCCTTCTGTATAAAACGAATTTACACTTGAATAATCACTTGATAAATTTTTACTGTCTTTTGCACTAACTCTCCAGTAATAAGCAATTCCTTTATCTAAAGAAATTGTTCTTAGAGTACTTGTATTAGTAACCGTTTGAACTATTTGAGTAAATTGATTGTCTTTAGCAATTTGAATTTCGTAAGTAACCACATCTCCATCTGGATCTGTTGCTGCATTCCATTCAAAATCAATGGTGTTATCTATACAAAGTAAGTTGTTTGTTGGATATTTTAGAGTAGGAGTGTTTGGTGCATTATTTTCTGGCTCTGGTTCTGGAGAATCACTGCCTCCTGATCCTCCACAAGACCATAATAAAGTTGTTAAAACTAATGTATATAAGTATTTTTTCATTTTCTATAAATTAAGAGATAAAATTACTATTTTTTAAAATAGTAGCAAAACAAAGATGAATTAAATTTCATTTGGAAGTGAAAAATAAAATGTTGTTCCTTTGCCAAGTTCAGAAGTTACCCATATGTTACCACCATGTTTTTCTATAAATTCTTTACAAAGTACTAAGCCTAGACCAGAACCTTTTTCATTTGCAGTACCAGTTGTAGATTCATTGGTTTGTAATGTAAATAATTTATTTCTAGTCTCATCACTCATACCCATTCCAGTGTCGGAAATTGAAATTTCAACAAAATTATTTTTTACTTTTGTAGTTACGGTAACAGATCCTTCAAGGTAAGTGAATTTTATTGCGTTTGTAATTAGATTTCTCAATATTGTTTTTAGCATGTTAGTATCTGCATAAACTTTAAGATCATCTAATTGAGTATAGTTTAATGATATGTTTTTTAGTTCTGCTGTAGAATTTAATTCTTCAAGTATTTGTGTTATTATTGGCTTTATATTTAATTCTGTTGGGTTGAATGAAATTTGTTTAGTTTGAGATTTAGCCCAATTTAATAAATTATCTAATAGTGTTAATGTGTTGGTAGCTTCTAAATTTATATGTTGACTAAATTTAATAATTTTATTAATATCTAAACGTTTTGCATTACTGCTTAGCAAATCTGAAAACCCTAAGATGGTGTTAAAAGGACTTCTTAAATCGTGGGCAATAATTGTAAAAATCTTATTTTTAGTAGTATTTAAAATACTTAATTCATCATTTTTATGTTGTAATTTTTTATAAAATAGGTATATAACTATGGCTATTACTATTATAATTAGAATTACTAGCCCCATTAAAATTTGGTAAATACCTTGGCGTTCAATTTTTAAAATATTGACTTCTTTTTCTTTTTTTAATTGATTTATTTCTTGATTTTTTTCATCTAATTCATAAAAAGTTTGAAGTTGCTCTGTTTGAATATCGGCTTCACCAAATAAAATTAAATCTTGTACCTCTATTTGTTTATTTTGATAATAAACTGCTTTTTTATAGTCATTAACATCTAAATATATATTAGCTAGTTTAGAATAAATGTCTAATTGATTTTTTTTAGACTTAGTTGATAATGCTATTTCAAGTCCTTGGTTAATTTTTTTGATACCTTCATTAAAACGTCCTAATTTTATTGCACAAAGACCTAAATATTCAAAGATACTAGATCTTCCATGTAGATTTAAATATTTATTTTTTATATCAAGTGATTTATATAAATTTTGTTCTGCTAGCTTATAATTTCCTTTTAAATATTCTAATTTACCTAAAAGACTGTAAGAAGAAGATAAACCATATTTAGAGTTAGTTTTGGAATAAATTTTAAGTAATATATCAATATTTTTATTAGCGTCATCAAGATTTCCAAATTCTAAATTTAATAAAGCAATTTGTTCATAACACATAGCAAGTCCGTTAGTATTACCATCAATAGAATTTATAATATGGTATTTACCTAAAGCTTCTTTAAAATATTTTAATGCTTTTTCTGAATTTCTAAGGTCTGAGTTAACTTGACCGAGTAAATAAGCTACCCAGGCATCACCTTCATTAAAATTAGCTTTTCTATAATTTAATCTTGATTTTATAAAATATTCAATAGCCCTACTATATACTCCATTTACACGAAAAATGGTTCCAATCATAGAATAGCTAGAGCCAATAGCTTTATAGTTTTTTGATTCTTGACTATAATAAAGTGCATCATTAAATGTTTCAAGCGCAAGTTTAGTTTCATTAAATCTATATTGAATTATAGCAATACGATTTAAAATTTCGCCTTTATACCAATTATCATCAAGATCTTCTGATAAATCTAAAGCAGTATTTAAATAATTTTTTGAATAATTTAAACTATCAATAATATACATAGCCCTTCCAAGAATATAGTTGGAGCGCATTTGTAAAAATTTATTTTTGTTTTGTTTTGATTGTTCTAAACAATATTTGGCAATTTTTAAAGTTTTTTGGCTGTCTACGTTAACCATATTTAGAGCACTATCCAACTGAAGAGCAATTTGATCTTGTTCTGTTTTTTGTGTTGCTTTTATCCTTTGGCTGTTATTTAGATCCTGTTCTAAATTACCAAAAGAAAAGGATATAATAACAGAACAAAATATTATAAAAAAATATTTTTCAGGCATTAAGGGTTTAATTTAATAGAAATTGGATAATATTAAAAATGCGTTAACTTTTACTAAAAGTAAGTTAATAAATCAAATATATGATATTAACTACATATTTCAGTAATAAAAACGTTATTATTCTCTATAAATATTGATTTAATGTAGGAGGGAAGCTTGTTTAAGTGTAAAACTATCTTAATGTGCGCGTAACTGGAGTCGAACCAGCACGTTCTATGCGAACACCAACCCCTCAAGCTGGCGCGTCTACCAATTCCGCCATACGCGCGTAAAGTTGTTATACAAAAAAAGTTAAGTAAAAACTTAACTTTTTGTGACCTGGCTGGGGCTCGAACCCAGGACCACCTCCTTAAAAGGGAGGTGCTCTACCAACTGAGCTACCAGGTCAATCCTTTTCTAATTGCGAGTGCAAATATACTACCTAAAGTTTAAAAAACAAGTTTTTTTTTAAACTTTTTTATTAGATATTTGTAATGTTATTTTTTTACAAATTATTTTATGAAAATTGTACTACTAGGTTATATGGCATCGGGAAAATCAGCAGTGGGAAAATATCTTGCTACATCTCTAAAAATTAAGTTTTTAGACTTAGATGCATATATTGAAGATTGTGAAAAAATTTCAATTTCAACTATTTTTAAAACTAAAGGAGAAATTTATTTTAGAAAAAAAGAAAGTGAATATTTACAACAATTATTAAATTTAAATGAAAGTTGTATAATTTCATTAGGAGGAGGCACACCTTGTTATGGTAATAATATGGAGTTAATTAAAGAAAAATCTAAGTCGTTTTATTTAAATGCTTCAATTAATACTATTTTTAATAGATTACAAGGTGAAACTTCACAAAGACCTTTAGTTGCTACTATTGGAAAAGATAATTTAAAAGAATATATAGGAAAACACCTTTTTGAGCGTTCTTTATTTTATAATAAAGCTGATGAAATTATTTCAGTAAACGATAAGAATATTGATACTATTGCAAAAGAAATTGCTCATTTACTCTAATATAGCATAAGCATTTTCAGTATCAAAAATTACATTGATGTGTTCTTGCATTGATGTTGATAAAGAAATTCCTTTAAAATCAGCCTTTACAGGGTATTTTTTATGATTTCTGTTAATTAAAACTGCAGTTTTAAAACGTTTAAGAGGTACTTCTAAAAAATGTTTAATTCCATATATTAAAGTTGTTCCAGAATTTAAAACATCATCTACTAAAACCAGTGATTTGTTTTTATATTCATTTGAATGTATACTGGTTGATATTTTTTTAATTGGATTTTTTTTATCGATAAGAACCTCACATAAAACAACATTTAAATCTGAAATACTATTTAAAATAGTTGCAATATTTTGAGCAAATACATAGCCATTTCCATTTATTCCAGCAATTATAATTTCTTTTTCATTACAATTGGTTTCGTAAATTTGATAAGCAATGCGACGAGTTTTATTTTTAATTTGCTCGTTTGTTAAAATAATTGAACTTTCCATTATGTTATTTTTTTTCAAAGATAAAAAACAATTCGTTTTCTTGTCTTCGTTTTATCGAATTATAACAATTTTCTAAAATTAATAAATATATAAACTAATTTTTAAAAAAAATGTTGACTTTAAAAGTATGGCTATTATAATATTTAAAACAACTAATCTTTTTGCAAGTCATCAATATCTCTTCTGTCTTTTTTTGTAGGTCTTCCAGTACCTTTTTTTCTATAATAATCTTTAGAATATTTTAAAAGTTCAAATTTTTCAAATTCTTCAGCAGGAGTCATATCTTTTCTATAAAGATCAACCAGTTTAGCACTAACTCTATTAGCAGGAATGTCTAAAACTTCAATTTTATAATTAATCTGATTTTTTCTAACCGTAATCTCTTCGCCATTAAAAATTAATTTTGAAGCTTTTACGTTAGCACCATTTATTTTTACATGTCCTTTTTTACAAGCTTCAGTAGCTATACTTCTGGTTTTATATAGCCTTATACACCATAAATATTTGTCAATACGCATTTAAATACAATAATAAAGTTAAATTTTAGTTTTTCTCTTTTAACAAAGATATGAAAATAGTATCTTGCGCACCTTAAAATAAACGTAAATGAAAATTAAAAATATATTAGTCTTATTCGCAATTTGTTTAGCAATTTATTCTTGTAAAAAAGATGATGATTCAGATGATTATGATGCTGCTTCACAGTCAATTATAGATGATAATATTTTAATTGAATATTTAAAAACACATTATTTGAATGAAGATGGAGCATTGGACACCATTACAAGTGGTCAAAGTTCTTTAATGGTAGATCCACGTTTAGGAGTTCAAGAAGTAGAGTATAATGAAGTTGATTATAAATTATATTATCTTGTTAAAAACGAAGGTTCTACAATTTCACCATCAGCTGTAGATTCTGTTTTTGTAACCTATACAGGTATGTTATTAGATAGTACAGTATTTGATTCAAAAACTACATTTTCTTGGAATATAGGAACAAGCCCAGCTGTTTTAAGTGGGCTAATTCCTGGATGGCAATATGGATTTACAAATTTTAAAGGAGGAACTGTTGTTCAAAATGAAGATGAATCATTTGATTTTGAGGATTATGGAGAAGGAATTTTATTTATACCTTCTGGTTTAGCTTATGGAAATATAAGTTCTGGAATTATTGAAGAAAACTCACCATTAATATTTGAAATAGCTTTAAAAAGTGTGAATTTAATTGACCACGATTATGATGGAGTAGATTCAAAATTTGAAGATTTAAATGGCGATAATAATTTAAATAATGATGATACCGACGGAGACGGTATTCCTAATTATTATGATGAAGATGACGATGGAGATGGTGTTTTAACAATTGATGAAGATGCAAACGGAGATGGAGATCCAACAAACGATGATACTGATAATGATGGAATTCCAGATTATTTAGACGCTGATACTTATTAAATAGAACAGTTTCTTAAACAATCTTTTTTATGACGAGGCATTTGATTTAGCTTTTTATTAAGTTTTAATCAATTAA
This window encodes:
- a CDS encoding SusE domain-containing protein, whose product is MKKYLYTLVLTTLLWSCGGSGGSDSPEPEPENNAPNTPTLKYPTNNLLCIDNTIDFEWNAATDPDGDVVTYEIQIAKDNQFTQIVQTVTNTSTLRTISLDKGIAYYWRVSAKDSKNLSSDYSSVNSFYTEGEGVSNYLPFSPEIVSPTLNATVTETNATLEWNASDVDNDPLTFDVYFGTTETPTTIVSSNQTSKTFNVDLSSSETYYWKVVVKDDKGGETIGQVWNFKTD
- a CDS encoding phosphoribosyltransferase domain-containing protein — its product is MESSIILTNEQIKNKTRRIAYQIYETNCNEKEIIIAGINGNGYVFAQNIATILNSISDLNVVLCEVLIDKKNPIKKISTSIHSNEYKNKSLVLVDDVLNSGTTLIYGIKHFLEVPLKRFKTAVLINRNHKKYPVKADFKGISLSTSMQEHINVIFDTENAYAILE
- the sucD gene encoding succinate--CoA ligase subunit alpha — encoded protein: MSVLVNKNSNIIVQGFTGSEGTFHATQMIEYGTNVVGGVTPGKGGQLHLDKPVFNTVQEAVDKVAADTSIIFVPPAFAADAIMEAAAAGIKVIICITEGIPVADMVKVKAYIATKDCRLVGPNCPGVITPDEAKVGIMPGFIFKKGSVGIVSKSGTLTYEAADQVVKQGYGITTAIGIGGDPIIGTTTKEAVELLMNDDDTKCIVMIGEIGGQLEAEAAQWVKATGNKKPVVGFIAGQTAPKGRTMGHAGAIVGGKDDTAQAKMEILKANGIYVVDSPAKIGAKVAEVLG
- a CDS encoding HAMP domain-containing sensor histidine kinase yields the protein MPEKYFFIIFCSVIISFSFGNLEQDLNNSQRIKATQKTEQDQIALQLDSALNMVNVDSQKTLKIAKYCLEQSKQNKNKFLQMRSNYILGRAMYIIDSLNYSKNYLNTALDLSEDLDDNWYKGEILNRIAIIQYRFNETKLALETFNDALYYSQESKNYKAIGSSYSMIGTIFRVNGVYSRAIEYFIKSRLNYRKANFNEGDAWVAYLLGQVNSDLRNSEKALKYFKEALGKYHIINSIDGNTNGLAMCYEQIALLNLEFGNLDDANKNIDILLKIYSKTNSKYGLSSSYSLLGKLEYLKGNYKLAEQNLYKSLDIKNKYLNLHGRSSIFEYLGLCAIKLGRFNEGIKKINQGLEIALSTKSKKNQLDIYSKLANIYLDVNDYKKAVYYQNKQIEVQDLILFGEADIQTEQLQTFYELDEKNQEINQLKKEKEVNILKIERQGIYQILMGLVILIIIVIAIVIYLFYKKLQHKNDELSILNTTKNKIFTIIAHDLRSPFNTILGFSDLLSSNAKRLDINKIIKFSQHINLEATNTLTLLDNLLNWAKSQTKQISFNPTELNIKPIITQILEELNSTAELKNISLNYTQLDDLKVYADTNMLKTILRNLITNAIKFTYLEGSVTVTTKVKNNFVEISISDTGMGMSDETRNKLFTLQTNESTTGTANEKGSGLGLVLCKEFIEKHGGNIWVTSELGKGTTFYFSLPNEI
- a CDS encoding FKBP-type peptidyl-prolyl cis-trans isomerase; protein product: MKIKNILVLFAICLAIYSCKKDDDSDDYDAASQSIIDDNILIEYLKTHYLNEDGALDTITSGQSSLMVDPRLGVQEVEYNEVDYKLYYLVKNEGSTISPSAVDSVFVTYTGMLLDSTVFDSKTTFSWNIGTSPAVLSGLIPGWQYGFTNFKGGTVVQNEDESFDFEDYGEGILFIPSGLAYGNISSGIIEENSPLIFEIALKSVNLIDHDYDGVDSKFEDLNGDNNLNNDDTDGDGIPNYYDEDDDGDGVLTIDEDANGDGDPTNDDTDNDGIPDYLDADTY
- the lpxA gene encoding acyl-ACP--UDP-N-acetylglucosamine O-acyltransferase; translation: MNQPLAYIHPGAKIATNVVVEPFTTIHNNVIIGSGTWIGSNVTIMEGARIGKNCRIFPGAVISAIPQDLKFDGEDSLAIIGDNTTIRECCTINRGTKALGKTQIGDNCLIMATSHIAHDCVIGNNCILANGSVIAGHVTIGDFAILSGLVAVHQFIHIGEHAMVSGGSLVRKDVPPYTKAGKEPLSYIGINSIGLRRRGFETGKIREIQNVFRLLYQKNYNTSQAVEIIEAEMEATKERDQILLFIKNSQRGIMKGYTGS
- a CDS encoding RNA-binding S4 domain-containing protein; this encodes MRIDKYLWCIRLYKTRSIATEACKKGHVKINGANVKASKLIFNGEEITVRKNQINYKIEVLDIPANRVSAKLVDLYRKDMTPAEEFEKFELLKYSKDYYRKKGTGRPTKKDRRDIDDLQKD
- a CDS encoding UDP-3-O-(3-hydroxymyristoyl)glucosamine N-acyltransferase, yielding MKFPHKYNLKDIANLLKLEYVGADDFPIYGCNEIHVVENGDIVFVDHPKYYDKALKSKASVVLINKKVDCPEGKALLISKDPFSDFNKLTKHFNPFKQANKLISDSATIGEGTIIQPNVFIGNNVTIGENCIIHPNVTIYDDCTIGNNVTIHSGSILGADAFYYKKRSTGYDKLISGGSVVIKDNVDIGALCTIDRGVSGNTTINKGTKIDNQVQVGHDTIIGEKCLIASQTGIAGCVIVEDNVTLWGQVGTNSGITIGKNAVVLGQTGVTKSIKGNLTYFGTPIEESRKKLKEIVEIKQLIKNQKK
- a CDS encoding shikimate kinase, producing the protein MKIVLLGYMASGKSAVGKYLATSLKIKFLDLDAYIEDCEKISISTIFKTKGEIYFRKKESEYLQQLLNLNESCIISLGGGTPCYGNNMELIKEKSKSFYLNASINTIFNRLQGETSQRPLVATIGKDNLKEYIGKHLFERSLFYNKADEIISVNDKNIDTIAKEIAHLL
- a CDS encoding bifunctional UDP-3-O-[3-hydroxymyristoyl] N-acetylglucosamine deacetylase/3-hydroxyacyl-ACP dehydratase, whose amino-acid sequence is MSTKQKTIKKEVTLSGVGLHTGNKVLITFKPAPINYGYAFVRIDLEGEPVIEASAEYVVNTQRGTNLEKRGVFVNTSEHVLAAVVALDIDNICIEINSAEPPIMDGSSKQFVEALEKAGIEEQSAEREEYVVKEIISYKDEATGSEIILMPSDEYQITSMVDFGTKVLGTQNATLNSLKDFKNEISNARTFSFLHELEMLLDNNLIKGGDLNNAIVYVDKEISEATMDKLKKAFNKESLTVKPNGILDNLTLRWANEAARHKLLDVIGDLALVGTRIRGKVIANKPGHLINTTFAKKLQKIIKHEKRNKVPTFDLNQPPLMDIHQIMNILPHRPPFLLIDRIIELSDKHVVGMKNVTMNENFFVGHFPGSPVMPGVLQVEAMAQCGGVLVLSTVPDPENYLTYFMKMDNVKFKQKVLPGDTLIFKAELMSPIRRGICHMQSYGYANGKLVVEAELMAQIAKKPKE
- a CDS encoding carboxypeptidase-like regulatory domain-containing protein, with amino-acid sequence MIKKLLYTALFFITLNSYSQQNIENDTIKDTTIATLLKGQIVNQLDKTPLKGAHVFNLNSVLGTITNENGNFEIPIAVSDTIYVSYLGYQSIKLKITNDLLKGNELVIELYEKTEEISEVVVKSHKLIGVLEIDAKNVPKDKYARIHINGLAQTYEVGGTRQRKDFNSPVDALFKPIDFVYNMFGKKPKQLKKLKKMRDNDELRVQLEAKFNRELMMEYLEMDSAELTDLLNECNYSDYFIKQASDLQLIEAVLLCYENYKAVKKGSTIKTTDDK
- the efp gene encoding elongation factor P — encoded protein: MATTSDIRNGLCIRHNNDIFKIVEFLHVKPGKGPAFVRTKLKSLSTGKLLDNTFPAGRKIEDIRVETRKYQFLYPEGDIFHFMNTEDYNQITLGKETLDTPELLKEGEVVTVVFNTEDSMPLSVEIPASVILEITHTEPGVKGNTATNATKPATVETGAQINVPLFINEGDKIKIDTSKSSYLERVKE